Proteins encoded within one genomic window of Gigantopelta aegis isolate Gae_Host chromosome 2, Gae_host_genome, whole genome shotgun sequence:
- the LOC121380858 gene encoding BTB/POZ domain-containing protein KCTD7-like isoform X2 yields MLGAMFSGNYQVQRDKDGRYFVDADGDNFEHILRYLRFADLPPPDSMEKVYKDAVFFGLTELAEELERYPPIMSRIMKEKFRSRFTGYHEAFNEIICAASDSCNLAIKTPTSNVIVSVLARWMPPAAADFDVNHICSFDRFSGTKSTADVTIGPWDVDTFEDDYIRTLHQNLEERGFVVVYNVIGPCQYRCELADDSNIARFDECRRMFYRFTFHWARSLTAFK; encoded by the coding sequence ATGCTGGGCGCCATGTTCAGCGGAAACTACCAGGTCCAGAGAGACAAAGATGGCCGCTATTTTGTTGACGCTGATGGCGATAATTTCGAACATATTCTTCGCTATCTGCGGTTTGCCGACCTGCCTCCCCCAGACTCCATGGAGAAAGTCTACAAGGACGCCGTCTTCTTTGGTTTGACGGAACTGGCCGAAGAACTGGAACGCTATCCGCCGATAATGTCACGAATCATGAAGGAGAAATTCAGATCGAGGTTTACGGGTTACCACGAAGCCTTCAATGAAATCATCTGCGCAGCGTCAGACAGTTGTAACCTGGCAATAAAGACGCCAACTTCCAACGTTATCGTTTCCGTTCTTGCGCGATGGATGCCACCGGCCGCTGCCGACTTTGACGTGAATCATATCTGCAGTTTTGACCGGTTTTCCGGCACAAAATCGACAGCAGACGTGACGATAGGGCCGTGGGATGTTGACACGTTTGAGGACGATTACATTCGCACTCTGCACCAGAACTTGGAAGAGCGTGGCTTCGTTGTTGTGTATAACGTCATTGGTCCATGTCAGTATCGCTGCGAACTAGCAGACGACAGTAATATCGCCAGGTTTGATGAATGCAGAAGAATGTTCTATCGTTTTACATTCCATTGGGCACGCTCGCTGACTGCATTCAAGTAA
- the LOC121380858 gene encoding BTB/POZ domain-containing protein KCTD7-like isoform X1 encodes MGESEQDSEFPRIIELNVGGRHFSTSLLTLTKNRETMLGAMFSGNYQVQRDKDGRYFVDADGDNFEHILRYLRFADLPPPDSMEKVYKDAVFFGLTELAEELERYPPIMSRIMKEKFRSRFTGYHEAFNEIICAASDSCNLAIKTPTSNVIVSVLARWMPPAAADFDVNHICSFDRFSGTKSTADVTIGPWDVDTFEDDYIRTLHQNLEERGFVVVYNVIGPCQYRCELADDSNIARFDECRRMFYRFTFHWARSLTAFK; translated from the exons ATGGGTGAAAGTGAACAGGACTCGGAG tttcCGAGAATAATAGAGCTAAATGTGGGAGGACGTCACTTTAGTACGTCATTGCTGACATTAACGAAAAACCGAGAAACCATGCTGGGCGCCATGTTCAGCGGAAACTACCAGGTCCAGAGAGACAAAGATGGCCGCTATTTTGTTGACGCTGATGGCGATAATTTCGAACATATTCTTCGCTATCTGCGGTTTGCCGACCTGCCTCCCCCAGACTCCATGGAGAAAGTCTACAAGGACGCCGTCTTCTTTGGTTTGACGGAACTGGCCGAAGAACTGGAACGCTATCCGCCGATAATGTCACGAATCATGAAGGAGAAATTCAGATCGAGGTTTACGGGTTACCACGAAGCCTTCAATGAAATCATCTGCGCAGCGTCAGACAGTTGTAACCTGGCAATAAAGACGCCAACTTCCAACGTTATCGTTTCCGTTCTTGCGCGATGGATGCCACCGGCCGCTGCCGACTTTGACGTGAATCATATCTGCAGTTTTGACCGGTTTTCCGGCACAAAATCGACAGCAGACGTGACGATAGGGCCGTGGGATGTTGACACGTTTGAGGACGATTACATTCGCACTCTGCACCAGAACTTGGAAGAGCGTGGCTTCGTTGTTGTGTATAACGTCATTGGTCCATGTCAGTATCGCTGCGAACTAGCAGACGACAGTAATATCGCCAGGTTTGATGAATGCAGAAGAATGTTCTATCGTTTTACATTCCATTGGGCACGCTCGCTGACTGCATTCAAGTAA